TCATTACATCCACCACGAAAAGAGCTGAAGGNAAACGNGTTAAATCAGCAATTGAACCAAGGTTCTTTTCTAATTTTTCACGCTGACGTGTAATTTGCAGTTTTTCNCGTTTTGAAATNTTTTCAAAAGTTCCATCGGTAGTCATTTTATCAATGGTGGTCATTTTTTTTACAGCTTTACGTATGGTTGGGAAATTTGTTAACATACCTCCTGCCCAACGTTCTGTAATATATGGCATTCCAATTGATTTTGCTTTATCGGAAACTACATCTTTGGCTTGTTTTTTGGTAGCTACAAAAAGAACTTTGCGACCTGATTTTGCAATTTGTTTCATTGCTGCCGCAGCTTCGTCTATTTTCACTACAGTTTTATGTAAATCAATGATATGAATACCATTACGTTCCATAAAAATATATGGAGCCATTGCCGGATTCCATTTGCGTTTCAGGTGTCCAAAGTGGCAACCTGCTTCTAATAATTCTTCGAAAGTTGTTCTTGACATTTGTTTTTAATTAATTTGTTTACATTCTTTTAAATTCTGTTTTTTTAGAATC
The genomic region above belongs to uncultured Paludibacter sp. and contains:
- the rpsB gene encoding 30S ribosomal subunit protein S2 (Evidence 2a : Function from experimental evidences in other organisms; PubMedId : 10094780, 12244297, 12809609, 1575737, 6272196, 7023985, 7556101, 9298646, 9716382; Product type s : structure), which gives rise to MSRTTFEELLEAGCHFGHLKRKWNPAMAPYIFMERNGIHIIDLHKTVVKIDEAAAAMKQIAKSGRKVLFVATKKQAKDVVSDKAKSIGMPYITERWAGGMLTNFPTIRKAVKKMTTIDKMTTDGTFEXISKREKLQITRQREKLEKNLGSIADLTRXPSALFVVDVMKEHIAVKEAQRLGIPVFGIVDTNSNPNDVDFVIPANDDATKSVEVILNAMCAAIQEGLEERKIEKVDAEAAEAPETKERKSRVSKKPRTQKEDDAALNANVAKKFIKEDEE